A stretch of the Mycobacterium shigaense genome encodes the following:
- a CDS encoding LLM class flavin-dependent oxidoreductase gives MKLGIGLPNHIADVAGPVVLGWARRGEERGFESVTTIDRLFYPGVDSLIALATAAGATTELMLVTNVLLAPMYPVVPLAKQLASLARISSGRLVVGLGVGNRPDEYASTGADFQRRGRILDEQVERLRGLWTGERVAHDAALCPAPGPIPVLFGGRSEATVRRVVGAGDGWAAGAVRHHDEQAGLAERIRAGWQAAGRPGRPYLQASVNFGLGPAAAVAAGREHLARYYGFAPDYARVNVADMVCSAADARDTVRRYRDLGFDRLLFHPTTEAVEQVDFLADAIL, from the coding sequence GTGAAGCTGGGAATCGGCCTGCCGAATCACATCGCCGACGTCGCCGGGCCCGTCGTCCTCGGTTGGGCACGCCGCGGCGAAGAGCGTGGCTTTGAATCCGTCACGACGATCGATCGGTTGTTCTACCCCGGCGTCGACTCGCTGATCGCGCTGGCCACCGCGGCCGGCGCCACGACCGAACTGATGCTGGTGACCAATGTCTTGCTCGCCCCGATGTATCCGGTGGTTCCGCTGGCCAAGCAACTTGCCAGCCTGGCCCGGATCTCCAGCGGACGGCTGGTCGTCGGCCTGGGGGTGGGCAACCGGCCGGACGAATATGCCAGTACCGGTGCCGACTTCCAACGGCGGGGCCGCATCCTCGACGAGCAGGTCGAGCGGTTGCGTGGCCTGTGGACCGGTGAACGGGTTGCCCATGACGCCGCGTTGTGTCCCGCGCCCGGGCCGATTCCGGTGCTGTTCGGTGGCCGGTCGGAGGCCACGGTGCGCCGGGTGGTCGGCGCCGGCGACGGGTGGGCGGCCGGGGCCGTGCGCCACCATGACGAACAGGCGGGGCTGGCCGAACGCATCCGGGCCGGCTGGCAGGCCGCCGGCCGGCCCGGGCGTCCCTATCTGCAAGCATCGGTCAATTTCGGGCTCGGACCGGCCGCGGCCGTCGCGGCGGGCCGGGAACACCTGGCGCGCTACTACGGATTCGCTCCGGACTATGCACGGGTGAATGTCGCCGATATGGTCTGCTCGGCGGCCGACGCCCGCGACACGGTCCGGCGTTATCGGGACCTCGGCTTCGACCGGCTGCTCTTTCACCCCACCACCGAGGCCGTCGAACAGGTCGACTTCCTCGCGGACGCGATTCTCTAG
- the coaBC gene encoding bifunctional phosphopantothenoylcysteine decarboxylase/phosphopantothenate--cysteine ligase CoaBC → MDRKRIVVGVSGGIAAYKACTVVRQLAEAGHEVRVIPTDAALRFVGAATFEALSGQPVHTGVFSDVPQVPHVRLGQQADLVVVAPATADLLARAVHGRADDLLTATLLTARCPVLFAPAMHTEMWSHPATVDNVTTLRRRGTVVLEPAFGRLTGTDTGKGRLPEAEEITTLAQLLLERHDALPYDLAGRKVLVTAGGTREPIDPVRFIGNRSSGKQGYAVARVAAQRGADVTLVAGHTVGLVDPAGVDVVHVSSAQQLADAVSKHAPAADVLVMAAAVADFRPAQVAAAKIKKSADEADVPPTIELVRNDDVLAGAVHARAHGELPNMRAIVGFAAETGDANGDVLFHARAKLRRKGCDLLVVNAVGEGRAFEVDNNDGWLLAADGAESALQHGSKTLMASRIVDSIVAFLNSDGN, encoded by the coding sequence ATGGATCGCAAGCGCATCGTCGTCGGCGTCTCAGGTGGTATCGCCGCCTACAAGGCGTGCACCGTGGTGCGCCAACTCGCCGAGGCCGGCCACGAGGTCCGCGTCATCCCCACCGATGCGGCGCTGCGCTTCGTCGGGGCCGCGACCTTCGAGGCGTTGTCTGGTCAGCCGGTGCACACCGGCGTCTTCTCCGACGTTCCCCAGGTGCCCCATGTGCGCCTCGGCCAACAGGCCGACCTGGTGGTCGTGGCGCCCGCCACCGCCGACCTGCTGGCTCGCGCGGTGCATGGACGGGCCGACGACCTGTTGACCGCGACGTTGCTGACGGCGCGCTGTCCCGTGCTGTTCGCCCCGGCGATGCACACCGAGATGTGGTCACACCCGGCCACGGTCGACAACGTGACCACTTTGCGCCGCCGCGGCACCGTGGTGCTGGAACCCGCGTTTGGGCGGCTCACCGGCACCGACACCGGCAAAGGGCGGCTGCCGGAGGCCGAGGAGATCACCACGCTGGCGCAGTTGCTCCTGGAACGCCACGATGCCCTGCCCTACGACCTGGCGGGCCGCAAGGTCCTCGTCACCGCCGGCGGCACCCGCGAACCCATCGATCCGGTGCGCTTCATCGGCAACCGCAGCTCCGGCAAGCAGGGCTACGCCGTCGCCCGGGTCGCCGCCCAGCGCGGCGCCGACGTCACGCTGGTCGCGGGGCACACCGTCGGCCTCGTCGATCCCGCGGGGGTCGACGTCGTCCACGTCAGCTCCGCGCAGCAGCTCGCCGACGCCGTTTCCAAGCACGCTCCCGCCGCCGACGTGTTGGTCATGGCCGCGGCCGTCGCCGACTTCCGGCCAGCGCAGGTTGCCGCCGCCAAGATCAAAAAGAGTGCCGACGAGGCCGACGTCCCCCCGACGATCGAATTGGTGCGCAACGACGACGTGCTGGCCGGTGCGGTGCATGCCCGCGCCCACGGGGAGCTGCCCAACATGCGGGCTATCGTGGGTTTCGCCGCCGAAACCGGCGACGCCAACGGCGACGTCCTGTTCCACGCGCGAGCGAAGTTGCGGCGCAAGGGCTGTGACCTGTTGGTCGTCAACGCCGTCGGGGAGGGCCGGGCGTTCGAGGTGGACAACAACGACGGCTGGCTGCTGGCCGCGGACGGCGCCGAGTCGGCGCTGCAGCACGGTTCCAAGACGCTGATGGCCAGTCGCATCGTCGATTCGATCGTCGCGTTCCTCAACAGCGACGGCAACTAG
- a CDS encoding pyridoxamine 5'-phosphate oxidase family protein — translation MTKEFSSLDEPLREFIAEQAMFFVATAPSEGGRINLSPKGYRDTFAVLDDHRVAYLDLFGSGVETIAHLRDNGRITVMFCSFNRNSRILRLFGTGRVVRPDDAEFPDLLAYFGGQHAGVRAAIVIDIERIADACGFAVPYYELIDERPVLDTYHAKAGEETYVRAVKRNLHSIDGLPALDADHPLPGQTAREV, via the coding sequence ATGACCAAGGAGTTTTCCAGCCTCGACGAGCCGCTGCGTGAATTCATCGCGGAGCAGGCCATGTTCTTCGTGGCCACCGCGCCATCGGAGGGCGGTCGAATCAACCTGTCCCCCAAGGGCTATCGAGACACGTTCGCGGTACTCGACGATCACCGGGTGGCGTATCTCGATCTGTTCGGCAGCGGCGTCGAGACCATCGCGCACCTGCGCGACAACGGCCGGATCACGGTCATGTTCTGCTCATTCAACCGCAATTCGCGAATCTTGCGGCTGTTCGGCACGGGTCGGGTCGTTCGCCCCGATGATGCCGAATTCCCCGACCTGCTGGCATATTTCGGGGGCCAGCACGCCGGGGTTCGCGCCGCGATCGTCATCGATATCGAGCGAATCGCCGACGCCTGCGGATTCGCTGTGCCCTACTACGAACTCATCGACGAACGCCCGGTGCTCGACACCTATCACGCGAAGGCCGGCGAGGAGACGTATGTCCGCGCCGTTAAGCGCAACCTGCACAGCATCGACGGACTACCGGCGCTGGACGCTGATCACCCTCTGCCGGGCCAGACTGCGCGGGAGGTTTAG
- the rpoZ gene encoding DNA-directed RNA polymerase subunit omega, giving the protein MSNSQSDASLAALPALDPFDPSAGGQGAYDTPLGITNPPIDELLDRVSSKYALVIYAAKRARQINDYYNQLGEGILEYVGPLVEPGLQEKPLSIAMREIHSDLLEHTEGE; this is encoded by the coding sequence GTGAGTAATTCGCAGTCCGACGCGTCGCTGGCCGCCCTGCCCGCCCTGGATCCGTTCGATCCGTCGGCGGGTGGACAAGGCGCCTACGACACCCCACTGGGCATCACCAATCCGCCCATCGATGAGTTGCTGGATCGCGTCTCGAGCAAATACGCGCTGGTCATCTACGCGGCGAAGCGCGCCCGGCAGATCAACGACTACTACAACCAGCTGGGCGAGGGCATCCTCGAATACGTCGGCCCGCTGGTCGAGCCGGGTCTGCAGGAAAAGCCGCTGTCCATCGCCATGCGCGAGATCCACTCGGACTTGCTCGAACACACCGAGGGCGAGTAA
- a CDS encoding primosomal protein N', with protein MLSVPHLDREFDYLVSAEQSDNAQPGVRVRVRFHGRLVDGFVLERRNDTDHVGKLGWLDRVVSAEPVLTAEIRRLVDAVAARYAGTRPDVLRLAVPARHARVEREPVATPPAAMVPEPVDPSGWEVYGRGGQFLTALAESRAARGVWQALPGELWAERFAEAAAQTVRAGRAVLAIVPDQRDLDALWQAATASIDENCVVALSAGLGPAARYRRWLAALRGRARLVIGTRSAVFAPLNDLGLVMVWADADDSLAEPRAPYPHAREVAMLRAHQARCAALIGGYARTAEAHALVRSGWAHDIVATRPVVRARTPRVIALDDTGYDDERDPAARTARVPSIALRAARASLQAGAPVLVQVPRRGYVPSLACGRCRTIARCRHCTGPLSLPDPGHGSGAVCRWCGRAEPVLRCTRCGSDAVRAVVVGARRTAEELGRAFPGTPVITSAGDAVVAGVAARPALVVATPGAEPCAEGGYGAALLLDTWALLGRQDLRAAEDALWRWMSAAALVRPRGEGGVVTVIAESSLPTVQSLIRWDPVGHAEADLTARTEVGLPPSVHMAAIDGTADAVAALLDEVNLPDGAERLGPVDLPPGVRRPAATPPGVPVIRMLVRVPREDGLALAGSLRRGVGVLSARQTHDPVRVQMDPLQIG; from the coding sequence ATGCTGTCCGTGCCGCACCTGGATCGCGAGTTCGACTACCTGGTGTCGGCCGAGCAATCCGACAATGCGCAGCCGGGTGTGCGGGTGCGGGTGCGGTTCCACGGTCGGCTGGTCGACGGGTTTGTGCTGGAGCGACGCAACGACACCGATCACGTCGGCAAGCTCGGCTGGCTCGATCGGGTGGTCTCGGCCGAACCGGTGCTGACCGCGGAGATCCGGCGACTCGTCGACGCGGTGGCGGCGCGCTACGCCGGGACGCGGCCGGACGTGCTGCGGCTTGCAGTGCCGGCCCGGCACGCCAGGGTGGAGCGGGAGCCCGTCGCGACGCCGCCGGCCGCGATGGTGCCGGAACCCGTCGACCCGTCGGGGTGGGAGGTCTACGGCCGCGGCGGGCAGTTCCTGACCGCCCTGGCCGAGTCGCGCGCCGCCCGCGGGGTGTGGCAGGCGCTGCCGGGCGAGCTCTGGGCCGAGCGGTTCGCCGAGGCCGCCGCGCAAACGGTCCGCGCCGGGCGGGCGGTGCTGGCCATCGTCCCCGATCAGCGGGACCTGGACGCGCTGTGGCAGGCCGCGACCGCGAGTATCGACGAGAACTGCGTGGTGGCACTGTCGGCGGGCCTGGGGCCGGCCGCGCGTTACCGACGCTGGCTGGCCGCGCTGCGGGGCCGGGCCCGGCTCGTGATCGGCACCCGCAGCGCGGTGTTCGCGCCGCTGAACGACCTGGGCCTGGTCATGGTGTGGGCAGACGCCGACGACAGCCTGGCCGAACCGCGGGCGCCCTACCCGCACGCCCGGGAGGTGGCGATGTTGCGGGCCCATCAGGCCCGGTGCGCGGCGCTCATCGGGGGCTATGCCCGTACCGCCGAAGCCCACGCGCTGGTGCGCAGCGGGTGGGCGCACGACATCGTCGCCACTCGCCCGGTGGTGCGCGCCCGGACCCCGCGGGTGATCGCGCTCGACGACACGGGCTACGACGACGAACGCGACCCGGCGGCGCGCACGGCGCGCGTCCCGTCCATCGCGCTGCGGGCCGCCCGAGCGTCGCTGCAGGCCGGGGCGCCGGTGCTGGTGCAGGTGCCGCGGCGCGGCTATGTGCCGTCGCTGGCGTGCGGGCGCTGTCGGACCATCGCCCGGTGCCGGCACTGCACCGGGCCGCTGTCGCTGCCGGACCCGGGCCACGGCTCCGGCGCGGTCTGCCGATGGTGCGGCCGCGCCGAACCGGTGCTGCGGTGCACGCGGTGCGGATCGGATGCGGTGCGCGCGGTGGTCGTCGGGGCTCGGCGCACCGCCGAAGAACTCGGCCGCGCGTTCCCCGGTACGCCGGTGATTACCTCGGCGGGCGACGCCGTCGTCGCCGGTGTCGCCGCGCGCCCGGCCCTGGTGGTTGCCACCCCGGGCGCCGAACCCTGCGCCGAGGGCGGATACGGGGCGGCGCTGCTGCTGGACACCTGGGCCCTGCTGGGCCGCCAGGACCTGCGCGCCGCCGAGGACGCGTTGTGGCGCTGGATGAGTGCCGCCGCATTGGTCCGCCCGCGCGGCGAGGGTGGGGTGGTGACGGTGATCGCCGAGTCCTCCCTTCCCACAGTGCAATCGCTGATTCGCTGGGACCCCGTGGGCCACGCGGAGGCCGATCTGACGGCACGAACCGAGGTCGGGCTGCCACCCAGCGTGCACATGGCGGCCATCGACGGCACCGCCGACGCAGTCGCCGCGTTGCTCGACGAGGTGAACCTGCCCGACGGCGCCGAGCGCCTCGGCCCGGTGGACCTGCCGCCGGGCGTGCGCCGGCCGGCCGCGACCCCGCCCGGCGTGCCGGTCATCCGGATGCTGGTGCGGGTGCCCCGCGAAGACGGCCTGGCGCTGGCCGGCAGCCTGCGCCGCGGCGTCGGTGTGCTCAGCGCACGGCAGACTCACGACCCCGTGCGGGTGCAGATGGACCCGCTGCAGATCGGGTAG
- a CDS encoding lysoplasmalogenase — translation MEVPYAPRLMTGGWVAAGWAGLAYGIYLTVLALRSPPGAELTGHWNLQPAFKAAMAFLLAVAAVAHPIVRERRWLMPALLLSAAGDFLLAIPWWPTSFVLGLGAFLLAHVCFVAALLPLAARTALSRVRIGAVVVMGAAAVGLLVWFWPHLGRDKLPVTAYIAVLTIMACTAFMARLPTAWAAAGAVCFAVSDSMIAIGRFILGNELLAVPIWWLYAAAQILITAGFFFGRTDAADHGTESAAA, via the coding sequence ATGGAAGTACCGTACGCACCCCGCCTAATGACCGGCGGCTGGGTGGCGGCCGGCTGGGCCGGCCTCGCCTACGGCATCTATCTGACCGTGCTCGCGTTGCGCTCACCGCCCGGGGCCGAGCTGACCGGACATTGGAACCTGCAGCCGGCGTTCAAGGCGGCCATGGCGTTCTTGCTGGCCGTCGCCGCGGTGGCGCACCCCATCGTCCGGGAGCGACGCTGGCTGATGCCCGCGCTGCTGCTGTCGGCCGCCGGTGACTTCCTGCTGGCCATCCCGTGGTGGCCGACGTCATTCGTGTTGGGGCTCGGCGCATTTCTGCTGGCGCACGTGTGTTTTGTCGCGGCGCTGCTGCCGTTGGCCGCCAGGACCGCGCTGTCGCGTGTCCGCATCGGTGCCGTGGTGGTCATGGGCGCGGCCGCGGTGGGGCTGCTGGTGTGGTTTTGGCCGCATCTGGGCCGGGACAAGCTTCCGGTGACGGCCTACATCGCCGTGCTGACCATCATGGCGTGCACGGCGTTCATGGCGCGGCTGCCGACGGCCTGGGCGGCGGCCGGGGCGGTCTGTTTCGCGGTGTCGGACTCGATGATCGCCATCGGCCGGTTCATCCTCGGCAACGAGCTGCTGGCGGTGCCGATCTGGTGGCTGTACGCCGCGGCCCAGATCCTGATCACGGCCGGGTTCTTCTTCGGCCGGACCGACGCCGCTGACCACGGCACCGAGTCCGCCGCGGCCTGA
- a CDS encoding alpha/beta hydrolase, producing the protein MSSSEEAADDERAIDPILLKVLDAVPFRLSTNDGIDAARQRFRDLPRRKLHPELRVEDRDIPGPAGSLGIRIYWPQTTSEAATPVVVFFHGGGFVVGDLDTHDGTCRQHAVGVDAIVVSVDYRLAPEHPYPAAVEDAWAATLWVAENAAAIGADPTRIAVAGDSAGGNIAAVMAQQARDNAGPRLAFQLLWYPSTLWDASLPSFTENADAPILDVKSVGDFSRWYAGEVDLSDPPPGMAPGRAANLAGLPPAYIGVAGHDPLRDDGARYGELLAAAGTPAEVHNATTMVHGYLGYAGVVPAATAGLERGLAALRNALYG; encoded by the coding sequence ATGTCCAGCTCTGAGGAAGCAGCCGACGACGAACGCGCGATCGACCCCATTCTGCTGAAGGTACTCGATGCCGTTCCGTTCCGGCTATCCACCAATGACGGCATCGACGCTGCGCGCCAGCGGTTTCGCGACCTACCCCGCCGAAAGCTGCATCCCGAACTGCGCGTGGAGGACCGCGACATTCCCGGCCCGGCGGGCTCGCTGGGGATCCGAATCTATTGGCCTCAAACGACTTCCGAAGCCGCGACGCCAGTCGTCGTATTCTTTCACGGCGGCGGCTTCGTCGTCGGCGACCTTGACACCCACGACGGCACCTGCCGCCAGCATGCGGTGGGGGTGGACGCGATCGTGGTATCGGTGGACTACCGGCTGGCACCCGAACATCCCTACCCCGCCGCCGTCGAAGACGCTTGGGCCGCAACGCTGTGGGTCGCCGAGAACGCCGCCGCGATCGGCGCCGACCCCACCCGCATCGCCGTCGCCGGGGACTCGGCGGGCGGCAACATCGCTGCGGTGATGGCCCAGCAGGCGCGCGACAACGCCGGCCCGCGACTCGCCTTCCAGCTGTTGTGGTATCCCTCCACGCTGTGGGACGCGTCGCTGCCGTCGTTCACCGAGAACGCCGACGCCCCGATCCTGGACGTGAAATCGGTGGGTGACTTCTCGCGTTGGTACGCAGGTGAAGTCGACCTGTCCGATCCCCCGCCCGGCATGGCGCCGGGGCGGGCGGCGAATCTGGCGGGCCTGCCGCCGGCGTACATCGGAGTGGCCGGTCATGACCCGCTGCGCGACGACGGCGCGCGCTACGGCGAACTGCTGGCGGCCGCCGGTACACCGGCCGAGGTGCACAACGCCACGACGATGGTGCACGGCTACCTGGGCTATGCGGGCGTGGTCCCCGCCGCGACCGCCGGCCTGGAACGCGGGCTCGCGGCGCTGCGCAATGCGCTGTACGGGTGA
- a CDS encoding SDR family oxidoreductase encodes MELTGNTILVTGGGTGIGRAMAIALSGRGNRVVIAGRRAAALRAVAEAYPGIEWHPLDVTDTASVREFVATVERRWPDLHVLINNAGVMALENPDAPDPAVSATVVATNLLGPIVLTSLLLPTLRRQPAATIVNVTSALAFVPLAIAPTYSATKAGLHSYTESLRILLQETGIQVIEVAPPRVRTDMDGPRGAEAIDADEFVAEVLAGLAAQPRAGEIVVEAARAVRYAEHEGHYGRTLVALNAAVTATDVL; translated from the coding sequence ATGGAATTGACCGGCAACACCATCCTGGTGACCGGTGGCGGCACGGGAATCGGGCGGGCCATGGCCATCGCGTTGTCCGGGCGCGGTAACCGAGTGGTGATCGCGGGTCGACGAGCCGCCGCGCTGCGTGCCGTCGCCGAGGCGTATCCGGGTATCGAGTGGCACCCGCTGGACGTCACCGACACCGCGTCCGTCCGGGAGTTCGTGGCGACGGTCGAGCGGCGGTGGCCCGATCTCCATGTGCTGATCAACAACGCGGGCGTGATGGCGCTGGAGAACCCTGACGCCCCCGATCCGGCCGTGTCGGCGACCGTCGTCGCAACCAATCTGCTCGGTCCGATCGTGTTGACGTCGCTGCTCCTGCCTACGTTGCGGCGGCAGCCCGCTGCCACGATCGTCAACGTCACGTCGGCGCTGGCCTTCGTCCCGTTGGCCATCGCTCCGACCTACAGCGCCACCAAGGCCGGCCTGCACTCGTATACCGAATCGTTGCGTATCTTGTTGCAAGAAACCGGTATTCAGGTCATCGAGGTCGCTCCGCCGCGGGTGCGCACGGACATGGACGGTCCGCGGGGCGCCGAGGCGATCGATGCCGACGAGTTCGTCGCGGAAGTCCTCGCGGGGTTGGCCGCGCAGCCTCGCGCCGGTGAAATCGTCGTCGAAGCCGCCCGCGCGGTGCGTTACGCCGAACACGAAGGTCACTACGGCCGCACGCTGGTCGCCCTCAACGCCGCTGTCACCGCCACGGATGTGCTGTGA
- the metK gene encoding methionine adenosyltransferase, with amino-acid sequence MSETGRLFTSESVTEGHPDKICDAISDSVLDALLAGDPRSRVAVETAVTTGQVHVIGEVTTNAKEAFADITNIVRQRILEIGYDSSDKGFDGETAGVNIGIGRQSPDIAQGVDTAHETRVEGAADPLDAQGAGDQGLMFGYAISDTPELMPLPIALAHRLARRLTEVRKNGTLPYLRPDGKTQVTIGYEDNVPTRLDTVVVSTQHADGIDLEKTLDPDIRKHVLEAVLTELAHDTLDASSTRVLVNPTGKFVIGGPQGDAGLTGRKIIVDTYGGWARHGGGAFSGKDPSKVDRSAAYAMRWVAKNIVAAGLAERVEVQVAYAIGKAAPVGLFIETFGTATVDPVKIEKIVPEVFDLRPGAIVRDLDLLRPIYAPTAAYGHFGRTDIELPWERLDKVDELKRAV; translated from the coding sequence GTGAGTGAGACGGGTCGGCTGTTTACCAGTGAGTCGGTGACCGAGGGACATCCCGACAAGATCTGTGATGCGATCAGCGACTCGGTCCTGGACGCGCTGTTGGCCGGGGATCCGCGTTCGCGTGTCGCCGTCGAGACGGCGGTCACCACCGGCCAGGTCCACGTCATCGGTGAGGTCACCACGAACGCCAAGGAGGCGTTCGCCGACATCACCAACATCGTTCGCCAGCGGATCCTGGAGATCGGCTACGACTCGTCCGACAAGGGCTTCGACGGCGAGACCGCCGGCGTCAACATCGGCATCGGCCGCCAGTCGCCCGACATCGCGCAGGGCGTCGACACCGCGCACGAGACGCGCGTCGAGGGCGCCGCGGACCCGCTGGACGCCCAGGGTGCGGGTGACCAGGGCCTGATGTTCGGCTACGCGATTAGCGACACCCCGGAGCTGATGCCACTGCCGATCGCGCTGGCGCACCGGCTGGCGCGCAGGCTCACCGAAGTCCGCAAGAACGGCACGCTGCCCTACCTGCGCCCGGACGGCAAAACCCAGGTCACTATCGGCTACGAGGACAACGTCCCGACGCGGTTGGACACCGTGGTGGTCTCCACCCAGCACGCCGACGGAATCGACCTGGAGAAAACCCTGGATCCCGATATCCGCAAGCACGTCCTCGAGGCCGTCCTCACGGAGTTGGCGCACGACACGCTGGACGCGTCGTCCACCCGCGTGCTGGTGAACCCGACCGGGAAGTTCGTGATCGGCGGCCCGCAGGGCGACGCCGGGCTGACCGGCCGCAAGATCATCGTCGACACCTACGGCGGCTGGGCCCGCCACGGCGGCGGCGCCTTCTCCGGCAAGGACCCCTCCAAGGTGGACCGCTCGGCGGCCTACGCCATGCGCTGGGTGGCCAAGAACATCGTCGCCGCCGGGCTGGCGGAGCGGGTCGAGGTGCAGGTGGCCTACGCCATCGGCAAGGCCGCCCCCGTCGGGCTGTTCATCGAAACGTTCGGCACCGCCACGGTCGACCCGGTCAAGATCGAGAAGATCGTGCCCGAGGTGTTCGACCTGCGGCCCGGCGCGATCGTGCGCGACCTGGACCTGCTGCGCCCGATCTACGCGCCGACTGCCGCGTACGGCCATTTCGGCCGCACCGACATCGAACTGCCCTGGGAGCGGCTCGACAAGGTCGACGAACTCAAGCGCGCGGTCTAG
- a CDS encoding Lrp/AsnC family transcriptional regulator codes for MEAIDGQILHALQLSPRAPFRRIAEVIDTGEQTVARRYHALRRAGVLRVVGVVNPRVYGEYQWVVRVHAKPNDLPKLAEALIRRPEVTHANVLSGGTELVCVVRAPVDDGEAGLLHRLPRTSTVLDMRIDLVLNVFGSPMHAHWTGYGHGLSPQQIAALQPPDRTDSPPPAQPTADDQPLLDALADDGRISDSALGERTGWSPARVKRRLVALQACATLSYDLDILPERLGFMLTAVVWISVVPRHLASVAEQIVRHDEVASVVAVSGPANLMVVVICRGAEHLYGYLTEELATVEHVRAYDVSVRSKRLKQVGSRIAHGRLIRAG; via the coding sequence ATGGAAGCGATCGACGGTCAAATCCTGCATGCGCTGCAGCTGTCGCCGCGGGCGCCGTTCCGACGTATCGCCGAGGTCATCGACACTGGTGAGCAGACCGTCGCGCGCCGTTACCACGCTCTGCGCCGTGCCGGCGTGCTTCGGGTGGTCGGTGTGGTCAACCCGCGGGTGTACGGCGAATACCAATGGGTCGTGCGAGTACACGCCAAACCCAACGACCTACCCAAATTGGCCGAGGCGCTGATCCGCCGACCCGAGGTCACCCACGCCAACGTGTTGTCGGGTGGCACCGAACTCGTCTGCGTCGTACGTGCTCCCGTCGACGACGGGGAGGCCGGGCTGCTGCACCGGCTGCCCCGCACGTCAACGGTGCTCGACATGCGGATCGATTTGGTGCTCAACGTATTCGGCTCACCGATGCACGCGCATTGGACCGGTTACGGGCACGGCTTGAGCCCCCAGCAGATCGCCGCACTGCAGCCGCCGGACCGCACCGACTCACCGCCGCCCGCGCAGCCGACCGCCGACGACCAGCCGCTGCTGGATGCGCTGGCCGACGACGGCCGCATTTCCGACAGCGCACTGGGTGAGCGCACCGGATGGTCGCCGGCGCGCGTCAAGCGCCGGTTGGTCGCCCTACAGGCCTGCGCCACCCTTTCCTACGATCTCGACATCCTGCCGGAGCGGCTCGGCTTCATGCTGACCGCCGTAGTGTGGATATCGGTCGTGCCCCGCCACCTCGCGTCGGTGGCCGAGCAGATCGTGCGGCACGACGAGGTCGCCTCGGTCGTCGCGGTCAGCGGTCCCGCCAATCTGATGGTCGTGGTGATCTGCCGGGGCGCGGAACACCTCTATGGCTACCTCACCGAGGAGCTGGCCACAGTCGAGCATGTCCGGGCCTACGACGTCAGCGTCCGCAGCAAGCGGCTCAAGCAAGTCGGCTCGCGGATCGCGCACGGTCGGTTGATCCGCGCCGGCTAG
- a CDS encoding alpha/beta hydrolase — protein MIEPPLARPEIDPTFKALLDAFTMTFNADDGVEFARARLRQLKVPEEMLPELRVENRTISHDDLADIPVRIYWPPDTAAPPPVVVFYHGGGFALGDLDTHDPVARMHALGAEAIVVSVDYRLAPEHPFPAGVNDAWAALRWVGEHAAELGGDPARIAVAGDSAGGNLAAVAALLARDNGGPALTFQLLWYPVTTADLSLPSHTENAVAPVLDREVIEAFLTWYLPGVDIEDDPTTLPVTLAPANAPDLSGLPPAYIGTAEHDPLRDDGARYAELLTAAGVPAELSNEPTMVHGYASFALVIPAAAEATERGLRALRKALHP, from the coding sequence ATGATTGAGCCGCCCCTCGCCCGACCAGAGATCGACCCGACGTTCAAGGCGTTGCTCGACGCGTTCACCATGACCTTCAACGCGGACGACGGCGTCGAGTTCGCCCGCGCGCGGCTGCGCCAGCTCAAGGTGCCGGAGGAGATGCTGCCGGAGCTGCGCGTCGAGAACCGGACCATCTCGCACGACGATCTCGCAGACATCCCGGTCCGGATCTACTGGCCGCCCGACACCGCGGCACCGCCGCCCGTCGTCGTTTTCTACCACGGGGGCGGTTTCGCCCTCGGCGACCTGGACACGCACGACCCCGTCGCCCGCATGCACGCGCTCGGCGCGGAGGCCATCGTCGTGTCCGTCGACTACCGCCTCGCCCCCGAGCACCCCTTTCCGGCCGGCGTCAACGACGCCTGGGCCGCGCTGCGGTGGGTCGGCGAGCACGCCGCCGAGCTGGGCGGCGACCCGGCCCGCATCGCCGTGGCCGGTGACTCCGCGGGCGGCAACCTCGCGGCGGTCGCGGCGCTGCTGGCGCGCGACAACGGCGGGCCCGCGCTGACGTTCCAGCTGCTCTGGTACCCCGTCACCACGGCCGACCTGTCGCTGCCCTCGCACACCGAGAACGCCGTCGCGCCAGTGCTGGACCGCGAGGTCATCGAGGCGTTCCTGACGTGGTACCTGCCCGGCGTCGACATCGAGGACGACCCCACGACGCTGCCCGTCACGCTCGCCCCGGCCAACGCCCCCGACCTGTCGGGTCTGCCGCCGGCCTACATCGGTACCGCGGAGCACGATCCGCTGCGCGACGACGGGGCCCGTTACGCCGAGCTGCTGACCGCCGCGGGTGTGCCCGCCGAGCTGAGCAACGAGCCCACGATGGTGCACGGCTACGCCAGCTTCGCCCTCGTGATTCCCGCCGCCGCCGAGGCCACCGAGCGCGGGCTGCGAGCACTGCGCAAGGCGTTGCACCCCTAG